The sequence below is a genomic window from Lentimicrobium saccharophilum.
GTGATGATATTTGTTGAGCAGGAAAATACAGTTTTCTACCCCGATAATGATCAGCAGCGGCGGAATTATCCCTGTGAGGATGGTGATCTCGTAGCCGAGTATACCAAGGGTGCCCATCGACCATACTACACTGATGAGAACGATGAGCATCGGAAATAGCACCGCTTTGAATGACCTGAAGAATAAAAACAGCACCAGGGACGCGATCAGCAGCGACAAAAGGGTAAACATCAGCAATTCCCGCTGAACCATTTTCATGGTTTTGGTGCGGATATATGGCATCCCCGAAAAGTGAACCTGAATATCATGCTTGCTGCTGAATACCGCTACCTCATCCTCAATGTCACGGACCAGGCTGATCCTGCTTTTGTTGTTCAGCCTTTCTTTGTCGAGGGTGAGCATCATCAGGGTGGCGTTGGTTTCCTTGTTGATGATCAGTCCATCATAGAACGGAAGATTAAAAATTAAGGTTCTCAGACTGTCAAGCTCTGCCTGTGTCTGAGGTTTTTGCTGAAAAACAGGTTTAAAATCAAATTTTCTTGTGGAATCGTTCTTTTCCAGTGTATATAATTTTCCTATCGACAAGACTTCCTGCACCCCGTCGACTTTGCGGAGGCGTTCGGTAAGATCGTACCAATCGTTGAATTCTTCGAGGGTAAACAATTTCTCGTCTTTGATTCCGATAAATAAAACCGCTCCATCCTGCCCGAATGTTTCCTTAAATTTCTGGTAAACTACGGTGGTGGTGTCGGTGTCGGGCAACATCTGGGCCATTTCATAGGAAAGATGCACATTGATGGCCTTATAACCCATGAAAGCCGTAATCAGGATGATGGCAATCAGGTTACCCAGGCGGTTACGGAGAATAAATCGGACAAGGAAATTCCACATGCGGTAAAGTAATCAAAAAGGGGTATTATGTAATTCAATATCAGCGAAATAAACGATTTGGTTGTTCCTTACTTCGCCTGGCAAAAATACGACATTCGCCCGAAAAGCCCCTGTTTTTCAATGTAAAAACGATTATTTTCGGTCAAAAGAAGGTTAATTTGTGTTAAAATGGTGAATTCACGGCAGAGTAGTACCTTTGCAGCATCTGAGCAACGTTATGGAGAAAAGGGTTTTATTTATCGATACCACCCATCCCTTGCTGGGGCAGGAACTTGAAAGGCTGGGATTTCAATGTGCACATTACGGTGGCAACAGCCGGCAGGAAATTCTTGACATGTTGTCCGGTTTCGAAGGGGTAATAATCCGCAGCAAGATCCGGTTAGACAGGGAGGTTCTTGAGCAGGCAGGTAACCTGCGGTTTATAGCCAGGGTAGGAGCAGGCATGGAGAATATCGACGGGGATTATGCGCTTTCGAAAGGGATTGCCTGCCTGAACGCCCCGGAGGGCAACCGCGATGCGGTGGGTGAACATGCTGCCGGCATGTTGCTTGCACTGTTGAATCACCTCTGCAGGGTGAACCTCGAGGTAAGAAATGGCCTGTGGATCCGCGAAGGCAACCGGGGAACGGAAATCCAGGGAAAAACCGTGGCCATCATCGGCTACGGAAATATGGGGAGCGCTTTTGCTGAAAAACTAAGCGGTTTTGGCGCTAGGGTCATCGCTTACGACAAATATAAAAAGAATTTTAGCAATCAGTTTGTCAGGGAAGTGACCATGGAAGAGGTATTTGCCACCACTGACATCCTTAGCCTGCATGTGCCGCTAACCGGTGAAACCCGGCAGATGGTCAATAAAACATATTTGGATTCATTTGTCAGGCCGCTGATTGTGATCAACACCGCCCGCGGACAATGCATAAATACTGCCGCACTGATGGATGCCATTGATTCCGGTAAGGTTGCCGGAGCGGCACTTGATGTCCTGGAATATGAAAAGCTTTCATTCGAAAACCTGGATTCAGCAGGTCTGCCTGAAGATTTCAGGCGGCTGATCAAAAGCGATAAAGTGATACTTTCGCCGCACATTGCAGGATGGACGCATGAATCCAACGAAAAGATGGCCCGCGTGCTGATTGAGAAAATCAGGAATTTATACGGAATATAACAGGACTATTTCTTTACATTCAGCGGGGCGTAGCACAACTTGTTTTAATCCGGAGTCAGGCCGCCCGGCCTGCTGAACCGTTTTCGTCCATCACCTGATTCGCCGGGTAGTTCATTAAATGATGTGTGATTATTTTTTTTGCCACAGAAGCACGATCCCGATCGCCATCGGGACTCAGAAGAACACCAAATTATTGTAAGAAAAGAGATGCTGAATACTTGTAAAAAATCTGATGACTTACTTGAGCATACTTGGGCAAATAATCTCAAAACTAATGCCGTTCAGATCAAGTCCACTTTAAGTTGGTGTAATGTCGTGTAAAACATTATGTTAAATCTGAATTTACTGTTGCATTTATCTCACTGATAACCCAATTCTCAAAGAGAAAATTCAATCATTATCCATGCTTTAAGCAGGATTGATATTTGCTATTGAAATTTTAGCCTGACAATGTGATTTATTTTCATCCTTTCTTCGTTGCTTTATTTTATGATTGAAGCAAATCATAAATGCTTTTACTTATACGCCGGGTCCGCTTTTTTATAACGCAATGCAACAATTACAATCAGCTATTCAGTTTTTCAGGTTTTCAAAACTCAGATAATATTTCTTTTGTGTGTTTTTGTGCTTTAGTGTTTTGGTGGCTTCTTTTAATTGCCAAAGCCGATATATTATTTCCAGCACATCAGATAAGGATATACCCGATTCGCCGCCGCCTGAGGATACTGACACCATTTTTTACGAAACAAAAAACGCTATCTTTGCAAAAATTTTCACGTATGTATCAGGAACTCAGCGAACAGGAAGCAATCCGGAGAGAATCGCTAAAAGAACTCGGAAAACTTGGCATCAATCCCTATCCGGCCGAAGCGTTCAATGTAAATATTTCCACTGCTGAAATTCTTAAAAATTTCCCCGGTGACAATACCCTTTATCAGGATATAAGCATCGCAGGTCGCATCATGACCCGGCGCATCATGGGCGCCGCTTCATTTGTGGACCTGCAGGACGCAAGCGGGCGCATTCAGCTTTACATCAAGCGCGATGAAATCTGCGAAGGCGAGGACAAGACCCTATACAATACCGTTTTCAAACGGCTGCTCGATATCGGCGATATCATCGGGGTAACCGGCTTTGTATTTATTACGCAGATGGGCGAGATCTCCATTCATGTGAAGTCGCTGAAGCTGCTCAGCAAGTCGCTGCGGGTGCTGCCGGTGGTAAAGGAAAAGGACGACCAGGTATTCGATGCTTTCAGCGATCCGGAAGCCCGGTACCGTCAGCGTTACGTTGACCTGATTGTGAATCCGGAGGTACGTGATATTTTTGTTAAGCGCAGCCGGATCATCAATACCATGCGCTCATTTTTCAACGGTAAGGGATACCTGGAGGTGGAAACGCCCATTCTTCAACCTATCCCCGGAGGCGCTGCTGCCCGGCCTTTCATCACTCACCATAATGCGCTGGATATGCCACTTTACCTGCGTATTGCCAACGAACTGTATCTTAAGAAACTAATAGTCGGCGGTTTTGACGGGGTTTATGAATTTGCGAAAGACTTCCGCAACGAGGGCATGGACCGCACGCACAATCCTGAGTTTACCGTGCTCGAAATTTATGTGGCCTACAAGGATTACTTCTGGATGATGGATTTTACCGAGGAGATGCTGGAGCAGGTTGCCCTGAGCCTTCACGGGAAGACCAGCGTCCTGGTCGGGGAGAGAGAAATCGATTTCAAACGTCCTTTCCGCAGGCTCACCATGACCGATGCCATAAAGGAGTATGCAGGTGTGGATATCACCGGTAAAACTGAAGATGAACTGAGGCAGATATGCCGGACCCTGAATATCGAGACCACGCCGGCCATGGGTAAAGGAAAGCTGATTGATGCCATTTTCGGGGAAAAGTGTGAGGAACATCTGGTACAGCCTACATTCATTATGGATTACCCCATTGAGATGTCGCCCCTGTGCAAGCGTCACCGGACAAATCCTGAACTCACCGAACGTTTTGAGCTTTTTGTCAACGGTAAAGAGTTGTGCAACGCTTATTCAGAGCTGAATGATCCCGTCGATCAGCTGGATCGCTTCCAGGAGCAGCTGAAACTATCGCAGAAAGGCGACGACGAAGCCATGTTTATTGATATGGACTTTGTGCGTGCCCTTGAATATGGGATGCCTACCTGCTCAGGGATGGGTATCGGGATTGACAGGCTGACCATGTTTATGACCAACCAGCCCTCGATTCAGGATGTTCTGTTTTTTCCCCAGATGCGCCCCGAGAAAAAGGTTATTCCCGCCGGGGATACCGATGAGGCTTTTATTGAAGCGGGCGTTCCGGCTGCATGGGTCCCTGCACTCCGGAAATATGGATTTAAGACTGTTGCTGACCTGAAAGCGGCCAACCCCAACAAACTACTGAACGACCTCGGCGGACTGCGTAAAAAGTTGAAACTGGATATACCGGCCTTAAAGCTTGAAGAGATTCAGGCATGGGTGGAAGTTTAATGTCCATGCCGGCAGTCGTGTTCCTTATCTGAGAAATGCCGCAGCTTCGGCGAAAACCTTTTCAAAGCATTGATTGACGCCTGTTTTTTCCTCCGATAGCGGAAAGGGATTTTCATGGGTATATTCAAACGGGAAATCCATGGTTTTCATGTTCCCGGATAGCATCATTTCCGATATTCCTGCCGGTGGTATCACCCTGTCTTTCTTGAGTGCGATCGTGCTGATCCGTGAATGCATTTTTTCAAAGCGGTCATTACGCCATTGGCTCAGGCGCCCGGCATCGATCATGGCATTGAAAGCTTTTGTTGCCTGGTTTTCTTTGATCTGTGAGAGGGGGGAGTCTGTGCTGTTAAGCTCCTTTTCAAATTGCCTGAGGTAGAAAAACCTCAGTCCGGAGAAGGCCTCCTCATCCATGATCAGCTTTGAAACCCCGTTCATGCGGTTAAACGGAGCTCCACCGCAGAACATCATCAGGCGGGTATCCTTCAGAAATGTTTCTCCATAAGCCAGTATCATAATCTGCGCAAGAAATGCGCCGATTGAATACGCAAAAAAATCAATGCCGGTTCCTTTTGCAAAAAGGGGATGATTGCCTGATTGAATTGAACTGATCAGTTTCTCCAGGTCCAGTGCACTCTGTCTGCCTGAAGTAAAAAATCGCAGGGGCTGCCTGCTAAGTCTCAGGCTGAGGGCAAGGTTCACGAAAGTGGAAGATTGGTTGCGCCGGTTGCGCAGACGGGTCTGTGGCAGCAGGGACGACATCAGCCTGGGATTGCTCCATTCGGCCGGTGAACGGTTTATGTGGAATGAGATGGGGAAAAGGATCACCGGTCGCTCCAGGCCCCTGGCCAGCCTTTCTGCCCACGGATAGTACTTGACCCAGCTCCGCTCATTCAGCCCGTGCAGGAGAATTACTGCCCTGTTGCCTTTGTTTGATTCCGGAATAAATACAGGATAGGTAAACCTAGCATTTTCAGCGATCAAGCTGTCGTCGGAATTAATATTGCATAATCCGTTCGGTTCTGTTCTGATGGCAGGATATGCTTTGCCGGGTACGTCAGAAGTAAATTCAAATGACTGAAAACAAGCATCTGAGCCCGGTATATGCTGAATCTGATTTCCTGCTTTGAGCAAAGATTTCAGGGTTTGATATGTTTCTGTATAGTGAACCATTATTGAGTATTGCCCTGCAAAGGAACATCAGCCTCTGCTGCCCCGCAATTAAAAGGGATTTGGATCAGGTTTATGGGATATTTTATGATATACAGGGGCAAAACGTAGCATTTTGGGGTGAAATTTGCTGGCAGGCAGGTGTGTTTCAGCAGCTCGGCCGGGTATTTCCAGCCTGTTTATGACCGGCAGGCCAAAAGGTGGTCCGGAATATTCATGGTACTTACTTTTGCCTGAACGTTTTATGGTCAGGCCAATCTTCTTATCTTTGCATTCTTAAAATTCAATTGAATGAATGCCCTTGAACAACTGAAACAATATACCCGGGTAGTAGCCGATACAGGCGATTTTGAATCCATAGAATCCTACCGGCCGGTGGATGCCACTACCAATCCGTCGCTGATTTATGCGGCTGCACGTGAGGATAAATACCGCCATCTGGCTGCCATGGCAGCGGCTGACGCCAAGTCGCTTTCCGGTGATCCGGCTTTGCAGCTTTCCTTATGTCTCGACAGGGTGGCAGTGTACTTTGGTCTCGAAATTCTGAAAATCGTTCCCGGAAGGGTAAGCACCGAGGTGGATGCCCGCCTTTCGTTCGATACCGAAAGAACCATTGAAAAAGCGCGTGAACTGATCAGGTTGTATGAGCAGGCAGGGATCAGCCGTGAACGGATTTTAATAAAGATCGCAGCTACCTGGGAAGGAATCCGTGCAGCGGAGGTGCTTGAAAAAGAGGGCATACATTGTAACCTGACCTTGTTGTTTTCAAAAATTCAGGCCATCGCCTGTGCAGAGGCCGGGGTAAAACTGATTTCACCTTTTGTCGGCAGAATCCTTGACTGGTATAAAAAGGAGAAAGGATTTGCATCTGCGGTCCCGGAGGAGGATCCCGGTGTTATTTCGGTAACCGAAATATTCAATTACTATAAAAGGTTTGGCTATGCTACCGAGGTAATGGGTGCAAGTTTCAGGAACAAAGGAGAAATTATCGCCCTTGCAGGATGTGACCTGCTGACAATTGCACCTGCATTGCTGAATGAACTGGAGTCGTCCCACGAAGCAGTAAGCCTCAGGCTGGATGCAGGGAAAGCGATGGAGATGCTTTTGGATAAAATTGTTCCGGATGAGAAAACTTTCCGCTGGCTGATGAATGAGGATGCCATGGCCACCGAAAAACTTGCCGAAGGGATCCGTAAGTTTACCCAGGATCTGCTTAAACTTGAGGATTTTCTGAAAAAGGAATTCCTTATCTGAGGGCTTCTTCCTCATCCGGCTCCGGAATCCCGAACCGGCAAATCACCGGTCGGGAAGGAATAATCATTTTTGAAATTCACTTCTGTTAAATTTATTTCATTTTTCTTAATTATGAGTCTTGTTGTTGTAGGCACCGTTGCCTTTGATGCCATTGAAACCCCGTTCGGAAAGACCGATAAGATACTGGGAGGCGCCGCCACATTTATCGGCCTTGCAGCCGGGAAACTGGAAGTTAAAACCAAAATCGTTTCAGTGGTCGGCGGTGACTTTCCGCAGGAGCACATCGATCTGCTTAATCGCCAGGGAGTTGATACGTCAGGCATCAAAGTGATTCCCGAAGGAAAGACCTTTTTCTGGTCAGGCAGGTACCACAACGACATGAATGCCCGCGATACGCTGGTGACAGAACTGAACGTGCTGGCCGACTTTGATCCGGTGCTGCCCGAGTCATATAAAGATTGTACTTTTCTTATGCTGGGAAACCTGACGCCTCAGATTCAGAAAAGGGTGATCGAACAGCTGCCCGTTCGTCCGAAACTGATCGTTATGGACACCATGAACTTCTGGATGAACACCGCATGGGATGATCTGATGGAGGTGATCGGCATGGTGGATGTACTTACCATCAACGATGAAGAGGCCCGTCAGCTTTCGGGGGAGTATTCCCTGATCAGGGCAGCACGGAAAATCATCGGGTTGGGGCCGAAATTCCTGGTAATCAAGAAAGGTGAGCACGGCGCACTGCTGTTCAACAAGGACAGCGTATTCTTTGCCCCGGCGTTGCCGCTCGAAGAGGTTTTTGATCCCACAGGAGCCGGGGATACCTTTGCCGGCGG
It includes:
- a CDS encoding NAD(P)-dependent oxidoreductase; this encodes MEKRVLFIDTTHPLLGQELERLGFQCAHYGGNSRQEILDMLSGFEGVIIRSKIRLDREVLEQAGNLRFIARVGAGMENIDGDYALSKGIACLNAPEGNRDAVGEHAAGMLLALLNHLCRVNLEVRNGLWIREGNRGTEIQGKTVAIIGYGNMGSAFAEKLSGFGARVIAYDKYKKNFSNQFVREVTMEEVFATTDILSLHVPLTGETRQMVNKTYLDSFVRPLIVINTARGQCINTAALMDAIDSGKVAGAALDVLEYEKLSFENLDSAGLPEDFRRLIKSDKVILSPHIAGWTHESNEKMARVLIEKIRNLYGI
- the lysS gene encoding lysine--tRNA ligase gives rise to the protein MYQELSEQEAIRRESLKELGKLGINPYPAEAFNVNISTAEILKNFPGDNTLYQDISIAGRIMTRRIMGAASFVDLQDASGRIQLYIKRDEICEGEDKTLYNTVFKRLLDIGDIIGVTGFVFITQMGEISIHVKSLKLLSKSLRVLPVVKEKDDQVFDAFSDPEARYRQRYVDLIVNPEVRDIFVKRSRIINTMRSFFNGKGYLEVETPILQPIPGGAAARPFITHHNALDMPLYLRIANELYLKKLIVGGFDGVYEFAKDFRNEGMDRTHNPEFTVLEIYVAYKDYFWMMDFTEEMLEQVALSLHGKTSVLVGEREIDFKRPFRRLTMTDAIKEYAGVDITGKTEDELRQICRTLNIETTPAMGKGKLIDAIFGEKCEEHLVQPTFIMDYPIEMSPLCKRHRTNPELTERFELFVNGKELCNAYSELNDPVDQLDRFQEQLKLSQKGDDEAMFIDMDFVRALEYGMPTCSGMGIGIDRLTMFMTNQPSIQDVLFFPQMRPEKKVIPAGDTDEAFIEAGVPAAWVPALRKYGFKTVADLKAANPNKLLNDLGGLRKKLKLDIPALKLEEIQAWVEV
- a CDS encoding DUF6051 family protein; this translates as MVHYTETYQTLKSLLKAGNQIQHIPGSDACFQSFEFTSDVPGKAYPAIRTEPNGLCNINSDDSLIAENARFTYPVFIPESNKGNRAVILLHGLNERSWVKYYPWAERLARGLERPVILFPISFHINRSPAEWSNPRLMSSLLPQTRLRNRRNQSSTFVNLALSLRLSRQPLRFFTSGRQSALDLEKLISSIQSGNHPLFAKGTGIDFFAYSIGAFLAQIMILAYGETFLKDTRLMMFCGGAPFNRMNGVSKLIMDEEAFSGLRFFYLRQFEKELNSTDSPLSQIKENQATKAFNAMIDAGRLSQWRNDRFEKMHSRISTIALKKDRVIPPAGISEMMLSGNMKTMDFPFEYTHENPFPLSEEKTGVNQCFEKVFAEAAAFLR
- the tal gene encoding transaldolase, with product MNALEQLKQYTRVVADTGDFESIESYRPVDATTNPSLIYAAAREDKYRHLAAMAAADAKSLSGDPALQLSLCLDRVAVYFGLEILKIVPGRVSTEVDARLSFDTERTIEKARELIRLYEQAGISRERILIKIAATWEGIRAAEVLEKEGIHCNLTLLFSKIQAIACAEAGVKLISPFVGRILDWYKKEKGFASAVPEEDPGVISVTEIFNYYKRFGYATEVMGASFRNKGEIIALAGCDLLTIAPALLNELESSHEAVSLRLDAGKAMEMLLDKIVPDEKTFRWLMNEDAMATEKLAEGIRKFTQDLLKLEDFLKKEFLI
- a CDS encoding PfkB family carbohydrate kinase — encoded protein: MSLVVVGTVAFDAIETPFGKTDKILGGAATFIGLAAGKLEVKTKIVSVVGGDFPQEHIDLLNRQGVDTSGIKVIPEGKTFFWSGRYHNDMNARDTLVTELNVLADFDPVLPESYKDCTFLMLGNLTPQIQKRVIEQLPVRPKLIVMDTMNFWMNTAWDDLMEVIGMVDVLTINDEEARQLSGEYSLIRAARKIIGLGPKFLVIKKGEHGALLFNKDSVFFAPALPLEEVFDPTGAGDTFAGGFIGFLAKTGDISFENMKRAIIFGSAMASFTVEKFGTEGLQALSNGELNERIRIFSEMVQFDIELD